In Cystobacter ferrugineus, the DNA window GAGCCCGTCGCGCAGGTGGAAGCGCAGCCGCGCCGCCTGCGAGGCCCACATCTTCACGTCGATCGACGCCTCCGCGTCCTTGAGCGTGAAGTACAGGTGGCCGCGGGCGTTGGCGCCCCGGAAGCCGGACACCTCGCCGCGCACCAGCACCCGGGGGAAGCGCGACTCGAGCGTCGTCTTGATCTGCTGGGTGAGCTCGCCCACGGTGAGCACCGTGCGCGTGGGCGCCGCCGGGCGCGCGGGCGCTCCGGGCAGGGAAGGCAGTGACGTGGACACGTCCGCCAGCGCCGCGGGCGCGGGGGGCCGGGCGGGAGGCTCGGGCGGCTTGGGCGCCACGGCCTCCTCCTTCGGCGGAGCCAGGGGAAGAAGAGTCCCGCCGAACAGATCTCCCTGCCCGGCCGGAGGGGCGGGAGTCTCGCCCGTCGCGCGCCGCTTCTTCATCGCTTGAGCTTCTCGACCCAGCCCTTGGCCTTCTGGTGCGTCTCGTCATCCGGCGAGGTCATGGACATGACCTCGCGGAACTTGGGCAGCGCTTCCTCGGGATCGGTGTCCTTCATGGCGTAGGCGCTCATGTAGACGTCCTTCGCCTTCTGGCGCATCTCGCTGACGATGTTGGCGGCGCCCGTGTTGCTCGGATCCGCCTGGAGGGCGCGCTGGGCATAATCCATCGCGCGGCCCCACTGCCCGGACACCTTCGCCGTCGAGGCCATCTTGTAATAGTTGTTGGCGGCGCGCTTGCCCGCCCCGGCGACGAGCTTGCTGCTGCGGCCGTTGGTGATCCTCCGGTCCAGATCCAACAGGCGCGTCAGGCCCCGGTCGTCCAGGTCCTCCATCTTCTTGTAGAGGGTGCCGAAGTCCGACAACTGGGTCATGAGCGTCTTGCACTGCGGGGCCTTGTCCGCGCAGGCATTGGCCATGGCCATGGCGCCCTGCAGATCGCCATCGCGGTAGCGATCCACCGCTTGATCCCACGGCTTGGGCACCGCCTTGGGGGTGGGCGGAGGGGGAGGCGCGTCACGCTCCGCGATGGCGCGCGCGGCCTGCTCGTTGACGACCTTGGCGTCGCGGTGCTCCGGGAAGGCCACGAGCACGTCGTCGGTGATGGCCTTGGCCTGATCGATCTGCTTCTGCGACAGGAGCGACTGGGCCTCGCCCACGCGCTTGTCGGCCTTGTCCTTCAGCCCCCGGCGCAGCGAGCCCACCGCCTCGAACATCTGGGTGTCCTGGCTCACCTTGGCCAGCGAGGTGGACGCCGGACCGAGCTGGTTCTGCTCCAGCGCCGTCCGGGCCGCCTCGAGCGCCACCTGGTTGGGAATCTCCTTCTCCACGCGCGCCAGGTAGTCACCCACCTGCGGGTGCTCGGGCTCGGCTTCCTTGAGCTCCAGCAGCCGCTGCTTGGCCTCGGACCACTTGCCATCACGGATGAGGTTCTTGGCCTCCTGGAACAGGCCGGCGATCTGCTCGCGCTGCTGCTGGGCGGCCATGGCGTTCTGGCGCAGCGCCTCGGCCTGCCGCTGCTGCTGCAACTTCATGATGAGCAGCACGGCCGCCAGGAGCACGAAGACGGACGCGGAGATCACCAGCAGGCGCTTCTTGCGCTTCTGCGCCTCGGGATCCGCCACCGCCGTGCGGCCCCGGCCCGGGCGCACCCGCGACTCGGGACGGGGCGGAGGACGCCGGGGGGCGATCGCCACCTCCCCATCCCCCTCCTCCTCCGCGGCGGGCGCCGCCGGAGCGGCCGCGGTGCGGGTACGGGCCGGACGCGCGGGCGGTGCCGAGGGCATCGGCATCAGCATCGTGGCATTGGAGGCGTCGTTGAAGGTGAGCTCCGTGTCGCCCAGCGTGAGCACGGCGCCGGAGGACAGGGGCGTCTCCTCGCTCAGGGGCTCGCCGTTCATCAGGGTGCCGTTACCGGACCCCAGATCGTTCACCGTCCAGCCCCCGCCCACGCGCCGGATGAGCACGTGCCGGCGGGACACCGAGGAGTCCGGGATGCAGATGGGGTTGTCGTTGGCTCGACCGATGACGTACTCGCCATCCTCCAGACCGAACTCCTGGCCGGCGCAGGGACCCGCGATGCACACCAGCTTCGTGCCCGATACCGGAAGGGGCGCCGGCTCGGGGGGCGGCGCGGCGGAGGGGCTCCTGCGCACCGGGGGACGCTGACGCGCGGCGCCGCCCGAGGGGGCGTCCGACGAGGAACTGGTCGTGGGGCGACGACGGGTGGGAGGGGAACCGTTCGACATGGGAAGTCACCGCTTCGTTTCGTACACGGAGACGGGCCTCACGGCCCGTGCTCGATGGCCTTCTCGGCCGCCAGATTGTGACAGCGATGCGCCTCGGTAGGAAAGCGCCGGTTGATTTCGTCGAGCCACCAGGGCGGCCCGCTCGGTGGTCTTGAACTGGATGTCACGGGGAAAATCCAGCACCAAGTGTCCACATGTCCGCTCCTGGTCGACCGTCACCTGGCTCGTCCCAGGCGGACAACAGGCCCTCCAGGCCCACGGGACAGCGGTCGAGCAAGCGCCCGGCCCGGGTCGTGGTCGGGGAGCACGACCGCGCGGGCCACACGGGCGACGCGGGCGAGGACGAGCGCCGCGCCGGCCGGAGTGCCCCGCGCGGGGACTAGCTGCCGACGTCTCCGAACATGAACTGGAACACGATGGGCCCGAAGAGCACCATGAACACCGTGGGGAAGATGCACGCGATGAGCGGGAAGAGCATCTTCACCGGCGCCTCGCCGGCGAGCTTCTCGGCGCGCTGGGTGCGGTCGATGCGAAGCTGGGTGGACTGGATGCGCAGCACCTTGCCGAGGCTGGTGCCCATCTTGTCCGCCTGGATGAGCGCGGTGACGAAGGTGGTGAGCGACGGCAGGTCCACGCGGGCGATCATCGCCTTGAGTGCCTCCTCGCGCGTCTTGCCCATCTTGAGCTGCTTGAGGACGATCTGCAGCTCCTCGCGCAGCGGCCCCGCCTTGCCCTTCTCCACCACCTTGGCCAGCGCGCCCGTGAAGTCCAGGCCCGCCTCCACCGACAGCGTCAGCAGGTCCAGGTTGTAGGGCAGCGCCCGGGAGATGAGCAGGTGGCGCTTCTTCACCTGATCGTTCACCCAGATCATCGGGTAGTACATGCCGAACAGCATGAAGACCAGCGCCCAGGCCAGGTTCTCGCCGATGGCGTTCACCAGGATGAGCCCCGCCACCAGACCCACCGCGGCGGAGATCTCCTGCAGCGCCATGATGTCCTCGGGCTTGAAGGCCTGGGGCTCACCCGCGCGGATGAGGTTGCGGCGCATCTTGGACTCGTAGCTCGGCCACATGAAGCGGCGGTTCATCACGCCAAGCTTGCGAATGGCGACCGAGCTGAAGCCCGCGACGCCGCCGGCCGACTCGTCGCGCACCTCGGACACGAACTGCGAGAAGTAGTTCTGGTAGACGCCGAACCCGAAGAAGCCCACGGACGCCGCGAACATCAGCGCCGAGCCGCCCATCAGCGTCGAGGTGAGAACATCGCTCATGACATCGCTCATGGCCGTTCCTTAGATGTCGATGTTGACGATGCGCCGGATGATGAGCACGCCCATGACTTCCATGAGCGCGATGATCGTCACCAGCACATACCCGAACCAGTGGTCCATCATCGGCTCCATCAGGTCCGGACGCATGTAGTTGAGCACCAGGCCGAGCACGGCCGGCATGGCCGCCACCACCCAGCCCTGCAGCTTGCCCTGGGAGGTGAGCGCGTCGATCTTCCCCTCGAGCCGGAAGCGCTCGCGGATGACGCTCGAGATGGTCTCGAACA includes these proteins:
- a CDS encoding FHA domain-containing protein, encoding MSNGSPPTRRRPTTSSSSDAPSGGAARQRPPVRRSPSAAPPPEPAPLPVSGTKLVCIAGPCAGQEFGLEDGEYVIGRANDNPICIPDSSVSRRHVLIRRVGGGWTVNDLGSGNGTLMNGEPLSEETPLSSGAVLTLGDTELTFNDASNATMLMPMPSAPPARPARTRTAAAPAAPAAEEEGDGEVAIAPRRPPPRPESRVRPGRGRTAVADPEAQKRKKRLLVISASVFVLLAAVLLIMKLQQQRQAEALRQNAMAAQQQREQIAGLFQEAKNLIRDGKWSEAKQRLLELKEAEPEHPQVGDYLARVEKEIPNQVALEAARTALEQNQLGPASTSLAKVSQDTQMFEAVGSLRRGLKDKADKRVGEAQSLLSQKQIDQAKAITDDVLVAFPEHRDAKVVNEQAARAIAERDAPPPPPTPKAVPKPWDQAVDRYRDGDLQGAMAMANACADKAPQCKTLMTQLSDFGTLYKKMEDLDDRGLTRLLDLDRRITNGRSSKLVAGAGKRAANNYYKMASTAKVSGQWGRAMDYAQRALQADPSNTGAANIVSEMRQKAKDVYMSAYAMKDTDPEEALPKFREVMSMTSPDDETHQKAKGWVEKLKR
- a CDS encoding type II secretion system F family protein, which codes for MSDVLTSTLMGGSALMFAASVGFFGFGVYQNYFSQFVSEVRDESAGGVAGFSSVAIRKLGVMNRRFMWPSYESKMRRNLIRAGEPQAFKPEDIMALQEISAAVGLVAGLILVNAIGENLAWALVFMLFGMYYPMIWVNDQVKKRHLLISRALPYNLDLLTLSVEAGLDFTGALAKVVEKGKAGPLREELQIVLKQLKMGKTREEALKAMIARVDLPSLTTFVTALIQADKMGTSLGKVLRIQSTQLRIDRTQRAEKLAGEAPVKMLFPLIACIFPTVFMVLFGPIVFQFMFGDVGS